DNA sequence from the Flavobacterium lipolyticum genome:
TTGGCTCCGTAACGGTATGTTGATTTTTCAGTTTAGTGTGGCCGCTTTCTTTATTATCGGATCTTATATTGTGTATCAGCAAATAGAACATATGAACTCTAAAGAGTTAGGTTTTAATGGAAAACAAATTCTGAACATTTCGTATAAGAACATCTATGGAGAAAAAATCAGCAATAAAGAGCGATTGGACCGATATACTAGCATCAGGAATCAATTGCTTCATATCAAAGGGGTTAAAGAAGTTTCGGGTGGCGGTTTTGTCCTGGGATATGGTCCAAAATCGACTATAACCTATCAATATAAAGATAAAAGTGTAGACGGAGAAAATATACCAATAGACTTTGGATTATTGGAAATGTTGAAGATTAAAATCGTTAAAGGGCGCTATTTGGATCCCAAATTTGCTCAGGATACTGTCAGTTCAATGTTGATTAATGAGACTGCACTCAAGTTATTGAACGAAAAAGATCCGATAGGGAAAAAGATAAACTGGAATGGTCAGGATGCCATTATTGTGGGAGTTGTAAAAGATTTTAATCTGCTGGATCCGGGTCAGGCTATTCCTCCGATGTCTTTTTTTCATTTTAAAACAGTACCTTGGTTTACAGAACTTTTGAATAATATTTATATCACTGCGGATGCCAAAACGATGCAGCAGACTTTGACCGATATTGAAAATCTTTGGGTAAAAAAAGTAGATACAGAATATCCGTTTTCCTATGATTTTGTCGATAAAGGGTACAAAAGATCGTATAGTAATTATGTGAGGCAGAAAAATCTATTTTCTTTATTAAATGTTATCGTTATCACCATTGCACTCTTTGGATTATTTGCTTTGGCTTCGTACTCTATCGAACGACGTATGAAAGAAATCGCGATTCGAAAAACACTGGGTGCGGAAACCAATGTTTTACTAAAAGAACTTTGTAAGCAGTATGTGGTTTTCAGTGTTATAGGTTTTTTAATAGCATTGTTTCCCGTATATTATCTGTTGAACAAATGGTTAGAGAATTTTGCTTACAGAATTAATATCTCTGTATATCCCTTTGTGATTGGATTTACTGCTTTACTTACGCTAACCTTAGTAGTGGTACTAACAAGAGCGTATCAGGCTACTAAAATAGATGTTTTGAAATATTTAAAATACGAATAACATGCTAAAGAACTGGACCAACATATTTATTTATCACATCAAAAACAATAAGTTTTTTACAGCTTTGAATGTTTTGGGTTTAAGTATTGGAATTGCAGGATTGATCTTTGCCACTCTGTATTGGAATGATGAACACTCTTATGACGAGTGGAATCCTGAGAAAGATAGAATTTATACGGTCCTGAACAATATTGGCGGGGGCAATGTTTGGGCTGTAAATTCGCCTATTCCGGGACCTCTTTTAAAAAGAATGAGCCCGCCTTTAGAGAGTTATTGTTATTTTACAAGCAATTATGCCAGAGAAACAATACAGTACAATGGTAGAATAGAAGTAGTCGATAAAATTTTCTCAGGGCAGGGTAATTTCTTTTCTTTTTTTCCTTTTGAGTTTATTCACGGCAGTGGAAAAAGCGCACTTTACGATCGGAACAGCATCGCTTTTTCTGAAGAGACAGCTTCCCGCTTGTTTAAAAGTGAAAATCCAATAGGAAAGCAGGTTAAGTATGCCGACAAAATTTTTATTGTTCGGGGCGTATACCGATTGTCTAAAAAAGCTTCAGTAATGCCTAATGCTGTTACAACTATAATTGAATACGAAATAGATAAAAACAGAGAAAGCTGGGGACTGCGCTATGGATTAATGTTAAAGTTAAAAAAGCAGAGGGACACGACAGCAATACTCAAAAATTTGAATACCATCTATATCGAAAAGAAAGTCAAAAAGCAGGCAAAAGCGGAAGGAATCACTTATGAAGGTTATTTGAAAAAGTACGGAGAGGTAGAAAAAGCTAAGTTACTTCCGTTTTCAGGAACAAGATTGTATCAGGGAAGTTACCCTTTTCCGGAAGGAGGAGCCAATCTTCGGTTTTTAAAAATTTTAATGGGATTATCAATTCTTATTTTACTGCTGTCAATTGTCAATTATGTTAACCTTGCCACCGCAAATGCTGTAAAGCGAGCTAAAGAAGTTGGAGTAAGAAAAATAGTTGGTGCCACAAAATCGCAAATTATTACTCAGTTTGTTTTTGAAACAACTCTGATCACGCTTTTTTCACTTTTGTTGGCATTGGTGATTGTTGAACTTTCATTGCCTTTTTACAATTCACTTTTGCACAAAGAGCTGATTCTTGAAGGCTCTCAGTTTTATTTACAGCTAATTTTCATTTTTATAATCGTCATTACGGTTTCGGGAGTTTTGCCTGCGATGTATGTCTCCAACTTCGAGCCTTTGAAGGTTTTGAAAGGGAATTTTTCCCGCAGCAAAAACGGAATCTGGCTTAGAAACGGTATGTTGGTTTTGCAATTCGCTATTGCTACATTTTTTATCATTGGTTCAATTATAGTATACCAGCAGGTTAATTATATGGCTCATAAAGATTTAGGATTTAAAGGTGCTCAGGTGATGGATATTTCTTTTAAACCTAAGAAAGGAAGAAATCAATTTGAAAGATACAAAACGATACGGCAGGAACTTTTGAAAATAAAAGGCGTTAAGGCAGTTTCGGCAGGGGTATTTTCTATCGGTAACGATATTAATTCATGGTCAGGCATGCACTACAAAGCAAATAAAGAAGTGATAACACAGCAGATGGCGATTGACTTTGGGATGATGAATGTTTTGGGGATCCGGATAGTTAAAGGAAGAGATTTAAACAGCAAAATTGCATCAGATAGTAGTAGTAATGTTTTGTTGAATGAAGCTGCCGCCAAAACACTCTTAGAAAAAGATCCTATTAACAAAGAAATCATCTGGGAAGATAGAAAATTAAAAGTTGTTGGCGTGGTAAAGGACTTCAATTACTTTGGACTTGAAAATAGTATTTCGCCCATGATTTTCATGCACATCAAAGCTTTCGAATGGATGGAAAAGGATTTGCTTAACATTTCGGTTAAAATCGCACCACAAGATATGCCCGAAACAATTGCGGCTATAAATAAATTTTGGATAACAAAAGTAGATGCAGAATATCCTTTTGAATACAATTTTGTTGACAGAAGCTTTGCCCGGACATATAAAATGTATGAGAAACAAAGCCAGCTGTTTTCACTCTTAAACGGAGTTGTGATTCTTATTGCCGTTTTTGGATTGTTTGCTTTAGCTTCTTTTTCAATGGAAAGAAGAGTAAGGGAAATTGCGATTAGAAAAACATTGGGAGCAGACACCACTATTTTACTCGGTGAATTATCGAAACAATATGTCGTTTTTTGTATGATTGGTTTTGCAATCGGAATAATTCCTGCTTATTTTTTATTGCGAAAGTGGCTTGAGGACTTTGCTTTCCGGATTGAAATTCCTTTGCTTCCTTTTATAGTTGCTTTTGTATTGTTGCTCTTTTTAACCTTATCAATTGTGTTGGCAAAAGCCTATCAGGTAACCAAAATAGATGTTTTGAAATATTTGAAATACGAATAAATCATAAAAAGTAAAGCCTTCAAAGTGAGAACATTTTGAAGGCTTTTTTAATGGCAGAAAACTGGGAAAAAGAATTATCTTTGAAATAATAAGATTCTATTGGTAAAAAAAAGAATGTGTTTTTTTAATTTTTCAGGCTATATTTTATGAAGATGTTTTTCCTTAAATCGGTACTGTTTATATTTTGTCTGACCTTATTTTCCTGCGAAAGTAAAAAGCAAAATCCAGGCGTCAAAGCTTATGAAGCTGGTGTAATTTTATCTTTTGATGATGCCTATGTAGACGAATGGGCCGAAGCCGATCAGGCTTTGAGAAAATACTCCTGGAAAGCTACTTTTAATGTCTGCCGTATTGATTCGATTGGGAAACCGCAAATCGAAAAACTTCTTGAAATGCAAAAATACGGACATGAAATAGCCGGACATGGCTATCATCACTATAATGCCGTTAAATTTGTCAATAAAAATGGAATGGATGCTTACATTGATCAGGAAATTACCCCTATGATCGCTTCCATGAAAAAACATTCTTTTAAAATGACCACCTTTGCTTATCCATACGGATTAAGATCTGATGCATTGGATAAAGCGTTATCTCCCAAATTTAAAATTATTAGAGGAAGAGCTTTTGGAGGAGAACTTCCGGAAAAACAGGACAGCTATTTTAACAATTCTAAAATTGTATTTGCCTTTGATATCGACAATAGCCATATTCATTTCAGTATTCCGTATCTTCTAGAATTATTGCACTATGCAAAACAACACAACAAAATCCTGATTTTATGTGGTCATAAACCCGTTAGAAATGTTACCGAAAATTATCAGACTAAAATCGAAACTTTAGAATTTATCTGCAGGTACATGAAGTTAAACGATCTCAAGTTTTATACCTTATCGGACTTAGACCGTTTGCTCGAGCACAAATAAATTTTCTTCAACGTTAAATAACAATAATTTTTTGCTGAAACGAAAGATTCAGATCAGCTCTTTTTTCGACAGAAATCATGTGTTTTTCACTCAGGTCAATCTTTAAAAATGGAGAGAAGGTCTTTTGTGAGAATAGCTGTTTTTTTTCGAAATTAGGGAGGTGATAGGTTAGAAATCAGTGTTTTGGCCGGTGAATTTGAGGTGCGCTACAAGCTCCCGATCAAACGATTTCGTAAATAATCCGGCATATTTTTTCAAAAATCGTATCTTTGTATCAGGAAAATTGTAGAATTAATTATTAGTTAAATTGTAGAACAAGTTCTACAGGCTATTATAAAATGTTCTACAGTCGATTTAATTTCAGCATACTATTTTTGCTACTTATTAAGAAAATAGAAACAATTATATATTTAAAAAATAGAATAAAGTAAGGTTTTTGTATAAAACACATTTATTCTAAAAAAAAAGATCCCCCCAAATCTCTTTTAAATATCTGTTGTGTTATGGTTACTATTGATAGAGAAGTATTCTGCTTTGTTGTTTTTTAAACAAAGAAAGAGTATCTTAGAGGAATAAGATCTGTTATCAGTATTAAAAACAGAATTAGTATTTGCTAATTTTTGCTATAGAACAATATTTATTCAAAATGTAGTACATCATTCAGGATGTTCTTTCGATACCTAATTAAAAAAGTGGCATGAGTTATTGATTTGATTCTGTGACTCATTATTTTATTTATCATTTTAAAATATAAATTTTGATTAGAAAAGATTCCTTAAATAGTACCTTTAGTTTTTTTAAACTAAAGTTCAAACACAGAAAAATAATTCACTACACTTTAATAGCCTGTGTTATTCTTTTACAAATAATTGCTATCGTTATCTGGTATAACGAATCGTCTAATGAAGCAGAAATGTCGAAGACTTTAAACTCGATGGATTCATTGAATAGAATAACGCATTTTACCAGCGGTATAAATAATTCATTTGTTGATTCTCAAAAGAGTTTTAGTAATTATACCTATTATAGAGATAAAGAATCACTGAATAAGTACACCGCTTCTTTAAATGAGATCAGTCGTTTGATCGACAGCTTAAGCTTAATTACCAGAGATAATAAGGCGTTCATGAAGATTCTAGAAGAAAAGAATCAGTCAGAGCACTCTGTAGAGGCTATAAAATCCAGTATAGATTCTATTATTGAGTCGCAGATTAATTCCGATAAAACTGCTTTATCAAAGCCTTTT
Encoded proteins:
- a CDS encoding polysaccharide deacetylase family protein, which encodes MFFLKSVLFIFCLTLFSCESKKQNPGVKAYEAGVILSFDDAYVDEWAEADQALRKYSWKATFNVCRIDSIGKPQIEKLLEMQKYGHEIAGHGYHHYNAVKFVNKNGMDAYIDQEITPMIASMKKHSFKMTTFAYPYGLRSDALDKALSPKFKIIRGRAFGGELPEKQDSYFNNSKIVFAFDIDNSHIHFSIPYLLELLHYAKQHNKILILCGHKPVRNVTENYQTKIETLEFICRYMKLNDLKFYTLSDLDRLLEHK
- a CDS encoding ABC transporter permease, with the translated sequence MLKNWTNIFIYHIKNNKFFTALNVLGLSIGIAGLIFATLYWNDEHSYDEWNPEKDRIYTVLNNIGGGNVWAVNSPIPGPLLKRMSPPLESYCYFTSNYARETIQYNGRIEVVDKIFSGQGNFFSFFPFEFIHGSGKSALYDRNSIAFSEETASRLFKSENPIGKQVKYADKIFIVRGVYRLSKKASVMPNAVTTIIEYEIDKNRESWGLRYGLMLKLKKQRDTTAILKNLNTIYIEKKVKKQAKAEGITYEGYLKKYGEVEKAKLLPFSGTRLYQGSYPFPEGGANLRFLKILMGLSILILLLSIVNYVNLATANAVKRAKEVGVRKIVGATKSQIITQFVFETTLITLFSLLLALVIVELSLPFYNSLLHKELILEGSQFYLQLIFIFIIVITVSGVLPAMYVSNFEPLKVLKGNFSRSKNGIWLRNGMLVLQFAIATFFIIGSIIVYQQVNYMAHKDLGFKGAQVMDISFKPKKGRNQFERYKTIRQELLKIKGVKAVSAGVFSIGNDINSWSGMHYKANKEVITQQMAIDFGMMNVLGIRIVKGRDLNSKIASDSSSNVLLNEAAAKTLLEKDPINKEIIWEDRKLKVVGVVKDFNYFGLENSISPMIFMHIKAFEWMEKDLLNISVKIAPQDMPETIAAINKFWITKVDAEYPFEYNFVDRSFARTYKMYEKQSQLFSLLNGVVILIAVFGLFALASFSMERRVREIAIRKTLGADTTILLGELSKQYVVFCMIGFAIGIIPAYFLLRKWLEDFAFRIEIPLLPFIVAFVLLLFLTLSIVLAKAYQVTKIDVLKYLKYE